One Thunnus albacares chromosome 12, fThuAlb1.1, whole genome shotgun sequence genomic region harbors:
- the LOC122994493 gene encoding uncharacterized protein LOC122994493 → MLFLPAAALCCLCSALVAMTADLIQKDLTLTRRVGEKVSFSCGGTDQCGTYVFWYQKKDTDTFTRILDIKRSNGIVDKGYNHSQKNDFTAVKNENVYELVIQTVKLSHSATYYCSCWKEDTHRLIFGSGTKLYVDEQVVKPVVSVYPAASRAHLEGKSSLLCLASAMSPPLVQFSWKRQKKNGLLEDLPPAEGEQLELREPGRTVAIRVVDRDALYTYKYRCYVRHEGETVEAQTEQEVSALPPPVPSQYQVKLLCVLYTVLIVKSLVYCCGLSLLLILRNKGPSTNCTHAD, encoded by the exons atgcttttcctcccagctgctgctctgtgctgtctgtgttcag CGCTGGTTGCCATGACAGCAGACCTGATTCAGAAAGATTTAACATTGACCAGGAGAGTTGGTGAAAAAGTCTCCTTCAGCTGTGGAGGAACTGACCAGTGTGGTACATATGTATTCTGGTAccagaagaaagacacagacacattcacaaGGATTCTTGATATTAAAAGGAGTAATGGTATCGTAGATAAAGGTTACAATCATTCTCAGAAAAATGATTTCACAGCTGTAAAAAATGAGAACGTCTATGAGTTGGTGATCCAGACAGTTAAACTCTCACATTCAGCCACCTACTACTGCTCCTGTTGGAAAGAAGATACCCACA GACTCATCTTTGGCTCTGGAACTAAACTGTATGTAG atgagcaggtagtgaagccCGTGGTGAGCGTGTACCCAGCAGCATCCAGAGCCCACCTGGAGGGGAAGAgctccctgctgtgtctggcctcagccatgtctcctcctctggtccagttctcctggaaaagacagaagaagaacggcCTGCTGGAGGATCTGCCCCCTGCTgagggagagcagctggagCTCAGAGAGCCGGGACGCACCGTCGCCATCAGGGTGGTTGATCGGGATGCTCTCTACACATATAAATACCGCTGCTACGTCAGGCACGAGGGGGAAACAGTGGAggcccaaacagaacaag aggtttctgctcttcctccacctGTCCCGTCTCAGTAccaggtgaagctgctctgtgtgctgtacacagtgctgatagtgaagagtctggtgtactgctgtggactctctctgctgctgatcctcagaaacaagggaccgtccaccaactgcacacatgctgactga